A window of Oscillatoria sp. FACHB-1407 genomic DNA:
ATAAAGAAACAAATCTATACGGAGATTGTTATGACTATCCTGATCGCTTTATTTATTGTCGGTTGGGTCGCTGTTGCTCTACTGGGCACCCAGGCTTACTTCCGGGGCGAGCAGTCGAAGCCAATCCATGAGCGCAACTGGCGTTCTGAGGGATTTGAAAAGCTATCTCAGTCCATCACGGGGTCTGAACTGGACTATGGCGATCGCGTCTACGCTTACTCCGGAATGGATGCTTACGCGAGCCGCAACCTACCTAATGGCTAAATAGTTGGTGTTACAAGGACTCATTCGACTTCTCTCCAGGTTGGATTGAGTCCTCTAACCCATCCATAAAATCTCAAAAGCACAGAGGCTTCCAGGTTTTGCCTCTGTGCTTTTTGCACGTTTAAGACGTCAGGTAATCTGAGATACGATTCAATATCCGCATAAACCCAGACAATATCCCCTATTCACAGAACATTTATTGTTGAGATAGGGCGTATTACCAAATGAGTGCAACGACAGAACCTCAAGTGGTTGACCAATCGCAAGCCAGTGAAGATTATCCCCTGAGTGCTGTACCGACTACAGCACGTAAATCCATGTTGTCGATGGCGTTTATGCTGTTGGGCTTCACGCTATATTCAGGGACATTTTTTGCAGGGGGTCTGGTTGGACCTGCCTTTCGCTTTTTTCCTGACCTGATTGTGTTGCTAGTCGTCGGCAACCTGATTTTGGGTGGCTATGCGGCTGCGCTGGCTTACATTGCCTCTAAAACGGGGCTTTCCACCGTCTTAATGGCTCGGTTTAGCTTTGGCAGTGTTGGCTCCCGTTGGGTCGATTTTGTGCTGGGATTCACCCAGGTGGGTTGGTATGCCTGGGGGTCTGGGCTGATTGCTGATCTGCTTAACCAGTTAGCAGGCGTACCGGAATCCTGGAACTGGCTGATTATTTTATTCTTTACCTATTTCTTTTGTATTACGGCTTATATCGGCTACCGTGCGATGGATTGGTATAGCCGCATTGCCGTACCCGCGATCATTATTTTGATGCTGTGGAGCCTCTCAATTTCTGCAAATCAAGCGGGTGGTTTTGAGGGATTGCAAGCCATTCAACCCACAGCAGAGTTAGGCATTGGTGCTGCGTTAACCATTATTGTTGGAACGTTTATTTCGGGTGGCACTCAAGCTACCAACTGGAGTCGGTTTTCTGATTCTCCGCGCACAGCGACCTTATCGACGTTGGCAGCTTTCTTTATCGCCAATGGATTTGTGGTGTTTGGTGGTGCTTTCTGTGCCCTGGTGTATCAGGACTTCGACATGGTTTCGGTGATGGCGAAGCAGGGGCTATTGGTGGCAGGTTTTATTCTGCTGTTCCTGAATATGTGGAGCACGCAGGACAACACGATTTACGCATTTTCGATCGCCTTTGCT
This region includes:
- the codB gene encoding cytosine permease, which gives rise to MSATTEPQVVDQSQASEDYPLSAVPTTARKSMLSMAFMLLGFTLYSGTFFAGGLVGPAFRFFPDLIVLLVVGNLILGGYAAALAYIASKTGLSTVLMARFSFGSVGSRWVDFVLGFTQVGWYAWGSGLIADLLNQLAGVPESWNWLIILFFTYFFCITAYIGYRAMDWYSRIAVPAIIILMLWSLSISANQAGGFEGLQAIQPTAELGIGAALTIIVGTFISGGTQATNWSRFSDSPRTATLSTLAAFFIANGFVVFGGAFCALVYQDFDMVSVMAKQGLLVAGFILLFLNMWSTQDNTIYAFSIAFAHMFRTSKRTFFVLLGATIALALAWGGIYKSSQFINFLILLGTFIPPVGGVVMSDFWLHRKGQFPSLDEPQPAFNWAGVIAYVIASAIAYYSPGIKPINGIIAAAVLYFILAKVIPQGNRSQAIE
- a CDS encoding photosystem II protein, Psb35-related, whose amino-acid sequence is MTILIALFIVGWVAVALLGTQAYFRGEQSKPIHERNWRSEGFEKLSQSITGSELDYGDRVYAYSGMDAYASRNLPNG